In a genomic window of Flavobacterium sp. KACC 22761:
- the fabD gene encoding ACP S-malonyltransferase translates to MKAYVFPGQGAQFTGMGKDLYENSALAKELFEKANEILGFRITDIMFEGTTEELKETKVTQPAVFLHSVILAKTLEDFKPEMVAGHSLGEFSALVANGTLSFEDGLKLVSQRALAMQKACEITPSTMAAVLGLADNVVEEVCASIDGVVVAANYNCPGQLVISGETTAVEKACEAMKAAGAKRALILPVGGAFHSPMMEPAREELAAAIEATTFSTPICPVYQNVTANAVSDANEIKKNLIIQLTAPVKWTQSVQQMIADGATLFTEVGPGKVLTGLINKIDKEAAVANA, encoded by the coding sequence ATGAAAGCATACGTATTTCCAGGTCAAGGCGCGCAATTCACAGGAATGGGTAAAGACCTTTATGAAAATTCGGCTTTAGCCAAAGAATTATTCGAAAAAGCTAATGAAATTCTAGGTTTTAGAATTACAGATATTATGTTTGAAGGCACTACCGAAGAACTAAAAGAAACTAAAGTAACGCAGCCAGCTGTATTTTTACATTCAGTTATTTTAGCTAAAACTTTAGAAGATTTCAAACCGGAAATGGTTGCAGGACACTCTTTAGGAGAATTTTCCGCTTTAGTAGCAAACGGAACTTTATCTTTTGAAGATGGTTTAAAATTAGTTTCTCAACGTGCTTTAGCAATGCAAAAAGCTTGCGAAATCACTCCATCTACAATGGCTGCTGTTTTAGGTTTAGCGGATAATGTTGTGGAAGAAGTTTGTGCTTCTATCGACGGTGTTGTGGTTGCAGCTAACTACAACTGCCCAGGACAATTAGTTATTTCTGGAGAAACTACAGCAGTTGAAAAAGCTTGCGAAGCCATGAAAGCTGCAGGAGCAAAACGCGCTCTAATTTTACCTGTTGGAGGTGCTTTCCACTCTCCAATGATGGAACCTGCAAGAGAAGAATTAGCTGCTGCAATTGAAGCAACTACTTTCTCTACTCCAATTTGTCCAGTATATCAAAATGTTACTGCAAACGCGGTTTCTGATGCTAATGAAATTAAAAAGAACTTAATCATCCAATTAACCGCTCCTGTAAAATGGACTCAGTCTGTACAGCAAATGATTGCTGACGGCGCTACTTTGTTTACTGAAGTTGGTCCTGGAAAAGTTTTAACTGGTTTGATTAATAAAATTGATAAAGAAGCTGCTGTTGCTAATGCTTAA
- the mutS gene encoding DNA mismatch repair protein MutS, which yields MAAKEKVVKETPLMKQYNEIKRKYPDACLLFRVGDFYETFGEDAIRSSKILGITLTKRGAGSDTETALAGFPHHSINTYLPKLVKAGLRVAICDQLEDPKMTKTIVKRGVTELVTPGVSLNDEVLQSKSNNFLASVYFANKNIGISFLDVSTGEFLTAQGNAEYIDKLLQNFNPSEVLVPKANKGGFKDAFGEDFHSFYLEDWIYKEDYALETLTKHFQTNSLKGFGVEELKEGIIASGAILYYLSETQHNRVQHITAIQRIAEDAYVWMDRFTIRNLELYHSYNPNAVTLLDVIDKTLSPMGGRLLKRWLALPLKDANKVKSRHEVVAYLKSNPEILHNIQYQIKQISDLERLISKIAAGKVSPREIVYLKESLDAIIPIKTLALESPQEAVKVIGDSLHACDLLREKIKVTLNQDAPVAIAKGNAIASGINEELDELRAISTSGKEYLEGIERRESERTGISSLKISFNNVFGYYIEVRNTHKDKVPAEWIRKQTLVNAERYITEELKEYETKILGAEERIYKIEADLFEQLVAWIATYIKPVQMNANLVAQLDCLCSFTQLAIENKYVCPEIDDTFELEIKEGRHPVIEKQLPVGTPYISNDVYLDRETQQIIMITGPNMSGKSAILRQTALIVLLAQMGSFVPAESVRMGIVDKIFTRVGASDNISMGESTFMVEMNETASILNNISDRSLVLLDEIGRGTSTYDGISIAWAIAEFLHEHPSRAKTLFATHYHELNEMTESLPRIQNFNVAVKELKDTVLFVRKLVKGGSAHSFGIHVAKMAGMPQLVISKAQKLLKKLEKNHSSDALNGIKSANDEMQMSFFNLDDPLLEEIKEEILGLDINAITPVEALMKLNEIKRMLVKK from the coding sequence TTGGCAGCTAAAGAAAAAGTGGTGAAGGAAACACCTTTAATGAAACAGTACAACGAAATCAAGAGAAAATATCCTGATGCATGTCTGCTTTTCAGAGTTGGGGATTTTTATGAAACCTTTGGAGAAGATGCAATTAGATCTTCTAAAATTCTTGGAATTACGTTGACCAAAAGAGGTGCTGGTTCTGATACTGAAACAGCTTTGGCTGGTTTTCCACATCATTCGATAAATACGTATTTGCCAAAATTGGTCAAGGCAGGACTTCGTGTAGCAATCTGTGATCAGCTTGAAGATCCAAAAATGACCAAAACTATCGTGAAACGCGGCGTAACTGAATTAGTAACTCCGGGAGTTTCTTTAAATGATGAGGTTTTACAATCTAAATCAAATAATTTCTTGGCATCTGTTTATTTTGCCAATAAAAATATCGGAATTTCATTTTTGGATGTTTCGACAGGAGAATTTTTGACGGCTCAAGGAAATGCGGAATATATTGATAAACTGTTGCAGAATTTCAATCCGAGTGAAGTTTTGGTTCCAAAGGCAAATAAAGGAGGTTTTAAAGATGCTTTTGGAGAAGATTTTCACAGTTTTTATCTCGAAGATTGGATTTATAAAGAAGATTATGCTTTAGAAACACTTACAAAACATTTTCAGACGAATTCTTTAAAAGGATTTGGTGTCGAAGAATTGAAAGAAGGAATTATCGCTTCTGGAGCAATTTTGTATTATTTGTCAGAGACACAGCATAATCGTGTGCAACATATTACGGCAATTCAGCGAATTGCTGAAGATGCTTATGTCTGGATGGACCGTTTTACGATTCGAAATTTAGAATTGTATCATAGCTACAATCCCAATGCGGTCACACTTTTAGATGTTATAGACAAAACACTTTCTCCAATGGGAGGTCGTTTGTTGAAACGTTGGTTGGCTTTGCCTTTAAAAGATGCCAATAAAGTAAAAAGCCGACACGAAGTTGTTGCGTACTTAAAATCTAATCCTGAAATTCTGCATAATATTCAATATCAGATTAAGCAAATTTCTGATTTGGAACGTTTGATTTCTAAAATTGCTGCAGGAAAAGTTTCGCCACGTGAAATTGTGTATCTGAAAGAGTCGCTAGATGCTATTATTCCGATAAAAACTTTGGCACTCGAAAGTCCGCAGGAAGCTGTAAAAGTTATTGGAGATAGTTTGCATGCTTGCGATCTGCTTCGCGAAAAAATAAAGGTAACTTTAAATCAAGATGCGCCGGTTGCGATTGCAAAAGGAAATGCTATTGCAAGCGGTATTAATGAAGAGCTTGACGAACTTCGCGCGATATCAACTTCTGGAAAAGAATATTTAGAAGGAATTGAAAGAAGAGAATCTGAGCGTACTGGAATTTCTTCTTTGAAAATATCTTTCAATAATGTTTTTGGATACTATATCGAAGTTCGAAATACGCATAAAGACAAAGTTCCTGCAGAATGGATCAGAAAACAAACGTTGGTGAATGCAGAACGTTATATTACGGAAGAATTAAAAGAATACGAAACTAAAATTTTAGGAGCAGAGGAAAGAATATATAAAATTGAGGCCGATCTTTTTGAGCAATTAGTAGCTTGGATTGCTACATATATCAAGCCGGTTCAAATGAACGCTAATCTTGTGGCGCAGTTGGATTGTTTGTGTTCTTTCACACAATTGGCTATAGAAAATAAATATGTTTGCCCAGAAATTGACGATACATTTGAATTGGAAATCAAAGAAGGAAGGCATCCTGTAATCGAAAAGCAATTGCCAGTTGGAACGCCGTACATTTCAAATGATGTTTATTTAGACAGAGAAACCCAACAAATTATCATGATAACGGGGCCAAACATGTCGGGTAAGTCTGCAATTTTAAGGCAAACTGCTTTGATTGTGTTGTTGGCTCAAATGGGAAGTTTTGTTCCTGCTGAAAGTGTTAGAATGGGAATTGTGGATAAGATTTTTACAAGGGTAGGAGCTTCGGATAATATTTCGATGGGAGAATCTACTTTTATGGTAGAAATGAATGAAACGGCTTCTATTTTGAATAATATTTCAGACAGAAGTTTGGTTTTGCTGGATGAAATTGGAAGGGGGACAAGCACGTATGACGGAATTTCGATTGCCTGGGCGATTGCTGAATTTTTGCATGAGCATCCGTCAAGAGCGAAAACATTATTTGCAACGCATTACCATGAGTTAAATGAAATGACAGAATCGCTTCCGAGAATTCAGAATTTCAATGTGGCGGTGAAGGAATTAAAAGATACTGTTCTTTTTGTTCGTAAATTAGTAAAAGGAGGAAGTGCGCATAGTTTTGGAATTCATGTTGCAAAAATGGCCGGAATGCCACAATTGGTTATTTCGAAAGCGCAAAAACTTTTAAAGAAATTAGAAAAGAATCATTCAAGTGATGCTTTGAACGGAATAAAATCTGCAAATGATGAAATGCAGATGAGTTTCTTTAATTTGGATGACCCTTTGTTAGAGGAGATAAAAGAAGAGATTTTGGGTCTTGACATAAATGCTATAACGCCAGTCGAAGCACTAATGAAGCTGAATGAGATTAAAAGAATGTTGGTCAAAAAATAA
- a CDS encoding DegT/DnrJ/EryC1/StrS family aminotransferase, with the protein MKKIQMVDLKSQYEKIKSTVDASIQEVLDTNTYINGPLVHQFQKNLEDYLGAKHVIPCANGTDALQIAMMGLGLQPGDEVITADFTFAATVEVIALLQLTPVLVDVDLHNMNIDIEAVKKAITPKTKAIVPVHLFGRAANMDAIMEIAAEHNLYVIEDNAQAIGADYISKSGSKVKVGTIGHVAATSFFPSKNLGCYGDGGAIFTNDDKLAHIIRGIVNHGMYERYHHDVVGVNSRLDSIQAGVLNAKLPLLDEYNKARRLAATKYNAAFAGNAKIITPDFDANENDHVFHQYVLRIIDADRNVLMQHLLDKGIPCAIYYPIPLHSQKAYLDPRYKEEQFPVTNQLVQEVIALPMHTELDDEQIKFITDSVIEFLK; encoded by the coding sequence ATGAAAAAAATACAAATGGTTGACTTAAAAAGTCAATACGAAAAAATAAAATCTACTGTAGATGCTTCAATTCAGGAAGTTTTAGATACAAACACTTATATCAACGGACCTTTAGTTCATCAGTTTCAAAAAAATCTTGAAGATTATTTAGGCGCAAAACATGTTATTCCATGTGCGAATGGAACAGATGCTTTGCAAATAGCCATGATGGGGCTTGGTCTTCAGCCAGGAGATGAGGTAATTACTGCCGATTTTACTTTTGCAGCAACTGTTGAGGTTATTGCTTTGTTGCAATTGACTCCGGTTTTAGTTGATGTGGATTTGCATAATATGAACATCGATATCGAAGCTGTTAAAAAAGCAATCACGCCAAAAACAAAAGCGATTGTTCCGGTACACTTATTTGGACGTGCTGCGAATATGGATGCGATTATGGAAATTGCGGCAGAACACAATTTATATGTAATTGAAGACAATGCGCAGGCAATTGGAGCAGATTATATCTCTAAATCAGGTTCGAAGGTGAAAGTGGGAACAATTGGCCATGTTGCGGCAACTTCTTTTTTTCCATCTAAAAACTTAGGGTGTTATGGAGATGGAGGAGCAATTTTCACCAATGATGATAAATTAGCGCACATTATCCGTGGCATTGTAAATCATGGAATGTATGAGCGTTACCACCACGATGTTGTGGGAGTAAATTCTCGTTTAGACAGTATTCAAGCAGGAGTTTTGAATGCAAAATTGCCTTTATTGGATGAATATAATAAAGCACGTCGTTTAGCGGCAACAAAATATAATGCAGCTTTTGCTGGAAATGCAAAAATTATTACTCCTGATTTTGATGCAAACGAAAATGATCACGTTTTTCATCAATATGTTTTACGAATTATTGATGCAGACCGAAATGTTTTGATGCAACATTTATTAGATAAAGGAATTCCTTGTGCAATTTACTACCCAATTCCGCTTCACTCTCAAAAAGCATATTTAGATCCGCGCTATAAAGAAGAGCAATTTCCAGTTACCAATCAATTGGTTCAAGAAGTTATTGCTTTGCCAATGCACACAGAACTTGATGACGAGCAGATTAAATTTATTACTGATAGCGTAATTGAATTTTTGAAGTAA
- a CDS encoding DUF983 domain-containing protein, with protein sequence MSSALTHILKNECPVCHKGKVFTDKNIFLNFSFPKMNEYCSHCNYKFQKEPGYFFGAMYVNYGLTVAQGITTYCIAQFFFDKNFDLRILPIIAVTITLLTPFNLRFSRLAWIYMFKDYTK encoded by the coding sequence ATGTCAAGCGCATTAACTCATATTTTAAAAAACGAATGTCCTGTTTGTCATAAAGGAAAAGTTTTTACAGACAAGAACATTTTTCTGAATTTTAGCTTTCCAAAAATGAATGAATACTGCAGTCACTGCAATTATAAATTTCAAAAAGAGCCTGGTTATTTCTTTGGCGCTATGTATGTAAACTACGGACTAACTGTTGCTCAAGGAATTACAACATATTGTATTGCACAGTTTTTCTTTGATAAAAATTTCGATTTAAGAATTTTACCAATTATTGCTGTGACTATTACTTTATTAACGCCTTTTAATCTCCGATTTTCCAGATTAGCGTGGATTTACATGTTTAAGGATTATACGAAATAA
- a CDS encoding RNA methyltransferase has product MRKLENSELERKSIEDFKKSDKTPLILVLDDIRSLHNIGSVFRTADAFLIEKIILCGITATPPNKEIHKTALGATETVAWEHHENVLEVIENLKKENVLTLAIEQVESAIFLQDFKVEKNQKYALVFGNEVYGVAQEAVAICDGCIEIPQLGTKHSLNISVSAGIVVWDLFQKLNWPTNN; this is encoded by the coding sequence ATGAGAAAACTTGAAAATAGCGAATTAGAGCGCAAATCGATTGAAGATTTTAAAAAATCAGACAAAACACCCTTAATTTTGGTTTTGGATGACATTCGCAGTTTGCACAATATTGGCTCTGTTTTCAGAACCGCCGATGCTTTTTTGATTGAAAAAATCATTTTATGCGGGATCACGGCTACTCCGCCAAATAAGGAAATTCACAAAACTGCTCTTGGCGCTACAGAAACTGTCGCTTGGGAACATCATGAAAATGTGCTTGAAGTTATTGAAAATCTTAAAAAAGAAAATGTTTTGACGCTTGCCATCGAACAAGTAGAAAGCGCTATTTTCCTTCAAGATTTCAAAGTAGAGAAAAACCAAAAATATGCGTTGGTTTTTGGAAATGAAGTTTATGGTGTAGCACAGGAAGCGGTTGCGATTTGCGATGGCTGTATCGAAATTCCGCAACTTGGAACAAAACATTCTTTGAACATCTCTGTAAGCGCCGGAATTGTGGTTTGGGATTTATTTCAGAAATTAAACTGGCCAACAAACAATTAA
- a CDS encoding DUF1508 domain-containing protein: MGAFVISRRFNDEYKFTFTSRKGKVIFTSLSYELRFECEEDIEKFKTSIDLAKFLKFKGSGGKYFFKLMLGEVHFATSRKYSTELLLQKGIKEIVLYASRAEILDFSSNEAIFEDEPLEEEEIE, translated from the coding sequence ATGGGTGCTTTTGTAATTAGCAGGCGATTTAATGATGAATATAAATTTACGTTTACTTCTCGAAAAGGGAAGGTGATTTTTACGAGTTTGAGTTATGAGTTGCGATTTGAATGTGAAGAGGATATTGAGAAATTCAAAACGTCGATTGATCTTGCGAAGTTTTTGAAGTTTAAAGGTTCTGGCGGGAAGTATTTCTTTAAATTGATGCTGGGTGAGGTTCATTTTGCAACAAGCCGTAAATATAGCACGGAATTGCTTTTGCAGAAGGGAATAAAAGAAATCGTGTTGTATGCTTCGAGGGCTGAGATTTTGGACTTCTCATCAAATGAAGCGATTTTTGAAGATGAGCCTCTTGAAGAGGAAGAAATAGAATAG
- a CDS encoding DUF1573 domain-containing protein, with translation MKKIILFVMLAVAGVTASNAQSTKKGAAKVAKVEGAGMLFETETIDYGTIAHNADGKREFVFVNNGTKPLIITNTQGSCGCTVPTTPKEPIAPGAKGIIGVKYATDRVGAFTKTVTVTSNAEGQPTKVLTIKGTVLPDPVKS, from the coding sequence ATGAAAAAAATAATTTTATTTGTAATGCTAGCTGTTGCTGGAGTTACAGCTTCTAACGCACAAAGCACTAAAAAAGGAGCGGCTAAAGTTGCTAAAGTTGAAGGAGCAGGAATGCTTTTTGAAACAGAAACTATTGATTACGGAACAATCGCTCACAACGCTGACGGAAAACGTGAATTTGTTTTTGTTAACAATGGAACAAAGCCACTTATCATTACAAACACGCAAGGTTCTTGCGGATGTACTGTTCCTACTACACCAAAAGAGCCAATCGCTCCAGGTGCTAAAGGAATTATTGGTGTAAAATACGCTACTGACAGAGTTGGTGCTTTTACAAAAACTGTAACTGTTACTTCAAATGCTGAAGGACAACCAACAAAAGTACTTACTATTAAAGGTACTGTTTTACCAGATCCAGTAAAAAGCTAA
- a CDS encoding DMT family transporter gives MKQSLDYKLIFALAAVGIVWGTTFLGIRVAVETIPPWFVTSIRQGLAGLIMMTILLFKKELKWIGWANFKQQLIPSVLMIVIANGFTTIAEQTLPSGLASVISALSPILIFLGSILVGLQKMSLKGFVGVLIGFSGVVFIFKDGLASFLDADYRIGMMFMGFAILAWAIGTIYTKTHANKLNNIVLNLFYQFTSASCIQLVLASIFSPNPDFSSWTYRSIFAALYLSIFGSVIAFFSYSYALKHVTAVQVSILAYINTIIAVFLGWLLLDEVITIDFIIATALIILGVFIVNYKKKEKKAV, from the coding sequence ATGAAACAAAGTTTAGATTATAAATTAATTTTTGCTCTAGCAGCAGTTGGAATTGTTTGGGGAACAACATTTTTAGGAATTCGTGTTGCGGTCGAAACGATTCCGCCTTGGTTCGTAACTTCAATTCGTCAAGGTTTGGCCGGATTGATTATGATGACTATTTTGTTGTTTAAAAAAGAATTAAAATGGATTGGCTGGGCAAATTTCAAGCAACAGCTTATCCCTTCAGTGTTAATGATTGTAATTGCCAATGGTTTTACAACAATTGCAGAACAAACATTGCCAAGCGGATTAGCTTCTGTAATAAGTGCATTATCTCCAATATTGATTTTTCTAGGAAGTATTTTAGTCGGGTTGCAAAAAATGAGTTTGAAGGGGTTTGTTGGGGTATTAATTGGATTTTCAGGAGTCGTTTTTATATTCAAAGACGGATTAGCGTCATTTTTAGATGCCGATTACAGAATAGGAATGATGTTTATGGGATTTGCAATTTTGGCTTGGGCCATAGGAACAATTTACACCAAAACACACGCCAATAAATTAAATAATATTGTGCTTAACTTGTTTTATCAATTTACATCTGCGTCTTGCATTCAGTTGGTTTTGGCTTCTATTTTTTCGCCAAATCCAGATTTCAGTTCGTGGACTTACAGAAGTATTTTTGCAGCTTTGTATTTGTCGATTTTTGGTTCAGTTATTGCTTTTTTTAGTTATAGTTATGCTTTAAAACATGTTACGGCAGTTCAAGTTTCTATTTTGGCTTATATCAATACTATAATTGCTGTTTTTTTGGGTTGGTTGCTTTTAGATGAAGTCATTACAATTGATTTTATTATTGCAACAGCTTTAATTATACTTGGAGTTTTTATTGTGAATTACAAGAAGAAGGAAAAGAAGGCTGTATAA
- a CDS encoding 3-deoxy-D-manno-octulosonic acid transferase has protein sequence MLFLYNFAIHLAGFFLRIIALFSPKIKLFVEGRKDVFSILQEKIKPEDKTIWFHSASLGEYEQGLPVIEKIKEKYPTHKIIVTFFSPSGYEVRKNNTVAAVTVYLPLDTKSNAKKFLKLAHPEIAFFIKYEFWLNYLKELEKSKTPTYLISGIFRDNQMFFKWYGGFYRKALKAFTYFFVQNEKSKEKIEAIGFQNAVVSGDTRFDRVAAILERDNKVDFIAEFKNNQPTIVVGSSWPKDEALLAEYINQASENVKFIIAPHNIKEDQISSLKTQITKSTVLFSEKEQAGDLSKYNVFIVDTIGLLTKIYSYGTIAYVGGGFGNPGIHNVLEPATFGIPILIGPNYSNFAEAVSLVQLRGCISISNNIELKQNFDRLLANKEYFEEKSQICKSFIRDNKGATNCIMEIVSQTV, from the coding sequence ATGCTTTTTTTATACAATTTCGCCATACACTTAGCAGGATTTTTCTTAAGAATCATTGCGCTATTTAGTCCGAAAATTAAGCTTTTTGTTGAAGGCCGCAAAGACGTTTTCTCTATCTTACAAGAAAAAATCAAACCTGAAGACAAAACTATTTGGTTTCATTCAGCTTCTTTAGGCGAATACGAGCAAGGACTTCCCGTAATTGAAAAAATCAAAGAAAAATACCCTACACATAAAATTATTGTAACTTTTTTTTCACCATCGGGATACGAAGTGCGTAAAAATAACACAGTTGCAGCTGTCACCGTTTATCTTCCTTTAGACACAAAAAGCAATGCAAAAAAGTTTTTAAAATTAGCTCATCCAGAAATCGCCTTTTTCATCAAATATGAATTTTGGCTCAATTATTTAAAAGAATTAGAAAAAAGCAAAACACCAACGTATTTAATTTCAGGAATTTTTAGAGACAACCAAATGTTTTTTAAATGGTATGGCGGTTTCTACCGAAAAGCATTAAAAGCGTTTACTTATTTTTTTGTGCAGAATGAAAAATCAAAAGAAAAAATCGAAGCTATCGGATTTCAAAATGCTGTTGTTTCTGGAGATACACGTTTTGACCGCGTTGCCGCAATTTTAGAAAGAGACAATAAAGTTGATTTTATTGCGGAATTCAAAAACAACCAACCCACAATTGTTGTAGGAAGTTCATGGCCAAAAGATGAGGCGTTATTAGCGGAATATATCAATCAAGCCTCAGAAAATGTAAAATTTATTATTGCGCCTCACAATATCAAAGAAGATCAAATTTCGAGTTTAAAAACGCAAATCACAAAATCGACCGTTTTGTTTTCAGAAAAAGAACAAGCTGGCGATTTATCAAAATACAATGTTTTTATAGTCGATACAATTGGTTTGTTGACCAAAATATACAGTTACGGAACAATTGCTTATGTTGGAGGTGGTTTTGGAAATCCAGGAATTCACAATGTACTGGAACCAGCCACTTTCGGAATCCCAATTTTAATCGGACCAAATTATTCGAATTTTGCCGAAGCTGTTTCATTGGTACAATTAAGAGGTTGCATTTCAATTTCCAACAATATCGAATTAAAGCAAAATTTCGACCGATTGCTTGCAAACAAAGAATATTTTGAAGAAAAAAGTCAAATATGCAAATCTTTTATTCGTGATAATAAAGGAGCCACAAATTGCATTATGGAAATAGTTTCACAAACAGTCTAA
- the galE gene encoding UDP-glucose 4-epimerase GalE produces the protein MKVLVTGGLGFIGSHTVVELQNEGFEVVIIDNLSNSSEDVLKGITAITGKTPLFEKLDLREKTSVRDFFKKHNDVTGVIHFAASKAVGESVEQPLLYYENNISSLVYLLQELQQKPEASFIFSSSCTVYGQAEKMPITEDAPVQAAMSPYGNTKQIGEEIITDTAKVTNISAILLRYFNPVGAHKSVEIGELPLGVPQNLVPFITQTGVGLRQELSVFGDDYPTPDGTAVRDYIHVVDLAKAHVIALQRLLNKKNLAKVETFNLGTGKGSSVLEVIHSFEKVSGKNLPYKMMPRREGDITEAYANTDKANNVLGWKAELSLDEAMASAWKWEQKVRSK, from the coding sequence ATGAAAGTATTAGTAACAGGAGGATTAGGTTTTATTGGTTCTCACACCGTAGTCGAATTGCAAAATGAAGGCTTCGAGGTGGTGATAATTGATAATCTTTCTAATTCTTCAGAAGATGTTTTAAAAGGAATTACAGCGATAACAGGTAAGACGCCTTTATTCGAAAAATTAGATTTAAGAGAAAAAACGTCAGTTCGGGATTTCTTTAAAAAACATAATGATGTTACAGGAGTGATTCATTTTGCTGCTTCTAAAGCAGTGGGAGAAAGTGTTGAACAGCCTTTATTGTATTATGAAAACAACATTAGCAGTTTAGTTTATCTTTTGCAGGAATTACAACAAAAACCTGAAGCGAGTTTTATTTTCAGTTCTTCTTGTACGGTTTACGGCCAAGCCGAAAAAATGCCAATTACAGAAGATGCGCCAGTTCAAGCTGCAATGTCTCCTTATGGAAATACAAAACAAATTGGCGAAGAAATTATTACAGATACAGCTAAAGTAACCAATATCAGCGCTATTTTATTGCGCTATTTTAATCCAGTTGGAGCGCATAAATCAGTAGAAATTGGTGAATTGCCTTTGGGAGTTCCTCAAAATTTAGTTCCGTTTATTACACAAACTGGAGTAGGATTGCGCCAGGAATTATCAGTCTTTGGAGATGATTACCCAACGCCGGATGGAACAGCTGTTCGCGATTATATTCATGTTGTTGATTTAGCAAAAGCACACGTAATTGCTTTGCAAAGACTATTGAACAAGAAAAACTTAGCGAAAGTCGAAACTTTTAATCTTGGAACTGGAAAAGGAAGTTCTGTTTTAGAAGTCATTCACAGTTTTGAAAAGGTCAGCGGTAAAAACCTGCCTTATAAGATGATGCCTCGTCGTGAAGGTGATATTACTGAAGCTTATGCAAATACAGATAAGGCAAATAATGTCTTAGGATGGAAGGCTGAATTAAGTCTTGACGAAGCAATGGCAAGTGCATGGAAATGGGAACAAAAAGTGAGGAGTAAATAA
- a CDS encoding helix-turn-helix domain-containing protein — protein sequence MKKYPIYSVQNFSCNDIHRDFYMNTFKEHLKNHSFVEEPHRHDSYLMVFFTKGSGLHEVDFDQFEIKRGSLFVLQPGQMHHWNLSEHIEGFVIIFSQELYNLYFGQKKINDYNFYHSIQNRPEMVFEEKEIPKILPYFDLLIQENSQANKYQLDKLLNLLDCLHIEIARKYGETYSHQTHSYNIKINKFESLLEEHFRTQKLPSFYAEKLNITLKHLNRICNEILQKTTTEVITDRVILEIKRMLIDKQLAVNEVAFKVGYEDYSYFSRFFKKQTGISPTEFRNIVR from the coding sequence ATGAAAAAGTACCCCATTTATAGCGTCCAGAATTTTAGCTGTAACGACATTCACCGTGATTTTTATATGAATACTTTTAAAGAGCACCTAAAAAATCACAGTTTTGTAGAAGAACCGCATCGTCATGATTCGTATTTAATGGTCTTTTTTACCAAAGGTTCTGGATTGCATGAAGTGGATTTTGACCAGTTTGAAATCAAAAGAGGAAGTCTTTTTGTCCTACAGCCAGGACAAATGCACCATTGGAATTTATCTGAACACATCGAAGGTTTTGTAATTATCTTTTCGCAGGAATTGTACAATCTGTATTTTGGACAGAAAAAGATCAACGATTACAACTTTTATCATTCCATTCAAAACCGACCAGAAATGGTTTTTGAAGAAAAGGAAATTCCCAAAATTCTTCCGTATTTTGATTTGCTGATTCAGGAAAATAGTCAGGCTAATAAATATCAATTAGATAAATTACTGAATTTATTGGATTGCCTTCACATTGAAATAGCCAGAAAATATGGAGAAACCTATTCCCATCAAACACATTCATACAATATCAAAATCAACAAGTTTGAATCTCTTTTAGAAGAACATTTCAGAACCCAAAAACTGCCATCATTCTACGCAGAAAAACTAAATATCACATTGAAGCATCTGAATAGAATCTGCAATGAAATCCTTCAAAAAACAACGACAGAAGTCATTACAGACAGAGTAATTCTAGAAATAAAACGAATGTTGATTGACAAACAATTAGCTGTAAACGAAGTCGCATTCAAAGTCGGATACGAAGATTATTCCTATTTCTCCCGCTTCTTCAAAAAACAAACCGGAATTTCCCCAACAGAATTTAGAAATATTGTGAGATGA